A genomic stretch from Mycobacterium malmoense includes:
- a CDS encoding APC family permease produces MTTSAGKLRIPLSVGDVAKRIFLGKPLITEDLTSEKLSNRVALGALSPDAISSTAYGPEQILIELLPNAGLAAFVLLLPVTGVILLILVLVAASYRQVVMAYTRAGGSYIVARENFGPRVAQIAAAALLIDYVVTVAVQSAAGTVAVVSAIPALGHYSLEITIAAVLLICYLNLRGLREAGWQFALATYSFIVMIGLTIVVGVIREVFGDLPVYDPAHMAGTVPVHQGNGLVMGATILVLLRSFANGGSSLTGVEAISNTVDVFRKPQGRNASRVLTAMAAILGFLLAGVAYLAYVTHATPYLTEYPSVLSQVGRAVFGNGVIGDIFYVLVQAATAAILFTGANTSFNGFPALASFVAEDRFLPRQLTKRGHRLVFSNGIMTLAALSVALLLVTGGSVSALVPFYAIGVFTGFSMAGYGMTKHHLTHREPGWRHRLAINLSAAILSTIVVGIFAVAKFTEGAWLVVVIFPLLVFALMRLNREYRAEAAILELFRTDRPELVKYARHRVFLFVNSVDLAVIEALRYGKGLRADELTAVHFMVDEAYAAQLRKRWDHFDLGIPLRVVDCPDRRINRAAQVLVAKTRDEHPDTNVTVLLPRRTFAPLLGRLLHDRTADKIARAVSLMPDAAATIVPYDVESRVREAYPDRFEQWVQHEVDNLEAWVSRGEDQNVEAYEHPERPPSVIMVAGLISGQRATVEGRVNEVQDVTERGRTVRHVVVGDSSGEMTVTFRPGHGGADIQPGQLLRITGKARQAGNRAISMIDPAYHVIEDPAKAAESGEPGHISKT; encoded by the coding sequence GTGACAACTTCGGCGGGCAAGTTGCGCATCCCATTGTCGGTTGGGGACGTCGCCAAGCGCATTTTTCTGGGAAAGCCACTGATCACCGAGGACCTGACGTCGGAGAAGTTGTCGAATCGGGTTGCCCTTGGCGCACTTTCGCCCGACGCGATCTCGTCGACGGCCTACGGCCCGGAGCAGATCTTGATCGAACTGCTGCCGAACGCCGGGCTGGCCGCGTTCGTGTTGTTGCTGCCCGTCACCGGCGTCATCCTGCTGATCCTGGTGCTGGTCGCCGCGTCGTATCGGCAGGTCGTCATGGCCTACACGCGGGCGGGCGGCTCGTACATCGTGGCGCGGGAGAACTTCGGACCCCGGGTGGCGCAGATCGCCGCCGCGGCGCTGCTGATCGACTATGTGGTCACCGTCGCGGTGCAGTCGGCGGCCGGGACGGTCGCGGTGGTGTCGGCGATCCCCGCATTGGGTCACTACAGCCTGGAAATCACCATCGCCGCGGTGCTCCTGATCTGCTACTTGAACCTGCGCGGGCTGAGGGAAGCGGGCTGGCAGTTCGCGTTGGCGACGTACTCCTTCATCGTCATGATCGGCCTGACGATCGTGGTCGGTGTCATCCGCGAAGTGTTCGGTGACCTACCGGTTTACGATCCCGCGCACATGGCCGGGACGGTGCCCGTCCATCAGGGCAACGGCCTGGTCATGGGCGCGACGATCCTGGTGTTGCTGCGTTCGTTCGCCAACGGCGGGTCGTCGCTTACCGGGGTCGAGGCGATCTCCAATACGGTTGACGTCTTCCGGAAACCCCAGGGCCGCAACGCAAGTCGAGTGCTTACCGCCATGGCCGCCATCCTGGGCTTCCTGCTGGCCGGTGTTGCCTACCTGGCCTACGTCACCCACGCCACGCCTTATCTCACCGAATATCCGTCGGTTTTGTCGCAGGTGGGCCGCGCGGTCTTCGGCAACGGGGTAATTGGCGACATCTTCTACGTCCTGGTCCAGGCGGCGACCGCCGCCATCTTGTTCACCGGCGCCAACACCAGTTTCAACGGATTCCCGGCGCTGGCCAGTTTCGTCGCCGAAGACCGCTTCTTGCCGCGGCAGCTGACGAAACGCGGTCACCGCCTGGTGTTTTCAAACGGCATCATGACGCTCGCCGCGCTGTCGGTGGCGTTACTGCTGGTGACGGGCGGCTCGGTGAGCGCGCTGGTGCCGTTCTACGCGATCGGCGTGTTCACCGGATTTTCGATGGCCGGTTACGGGATGACCAAGCACCATCTGACTCATCGGGAACCGGGATGGCGACACCGGCTGGCGATCAACCTGTCCGCGGCGATCCTGTCGACGATCGTGGTGGGCATTTTCGCGGTGGCGAAATTCACCGAGGGCGCGTGGCTGGTCGTCGTCATCTTCCCGCTGTTGGTGTTCGCGCTGATGCGGCTCAACCGCGAATATCGCGCCGAGGCGGCCATTCTCGAGCTGTTCCGCACCGACCGCCCGGAGTTGGTCAAGTACGCCAGGCACCGGGTTTTCCTCTTCGTGAACTCGGTGGACCTGGCGGTGATCGAGGCGCTGCGGTATGGCAAGGGATTGCGGGCCGACGAGCTGACCGCGGTGCACTTCATGGTCGACGAGGCGTATGCCGCACAGCTGAGAAAGCGTTGGGATCACTTCGATCTCGGCATCCCGTTGCGGGTCGTGGACTGCCCGGACCGGCGCATCAACCGAGCCGCGCAGGTGCTGGTCGCGAAAACGCGCGACGAACATCCGGACACCAACGTGACGGTGCTGCTGCCGCGCCGAACGTTTGCGCCGCTGCTGGGGCGGCTGCTGCATGACCGGACCGCGGACAAGATCGCCCGGGCCGTCAGCCTCATGCCGGACGCCGCGGCGACGATCGTGCCCTACGACGTGGAATCCCGGGTCAGGGAGGCCTACCCCGATCGCTTCGAGCAGTGGGTTCAGCACGAAGTCGACAACCTCGAGGCCTGGGTCTCCCGGGGCGAAGACCAGAACGTCGAGGCCTACGAACACCCCGAGCGCCCGCCGTCGGTGATCATGGTGGCGGGCCTGATTTCCGGGCAGCGCGCCACCGTCGAGGGACGGGTCAATGAGGTCCAGGACGTCACCGAACGCGGGCGGACCGTCCGGCACGTCGTCGTCGGCGACAGCAGCGGCGAGATGACCGTCACCTTCCGTCCCGGTCACGGCGGCGCCGACATCCAGCCCGGCCAGCTGTTGCGGATCACCGGAAAGGCCCGCCAGGCCGGCAACCGGGCGATATCGATGATCGACCCGGCGTACCACGTGATCGAGGACCCCGCGAAGGCCGCCGAATCCGGAGAGCCCGGGCATATCAGCAAAACGTAG
- a CDS encoding MFS transporter, with product MARSRITDWNPEDVVAWHNGNDAIARRNLVWLVVNVHISFSVWYLWSVMVLFMPQSVYGFSTGDKLLVGATASLVGALVRIPYSMAANWFGGRNWTTFSSLVLLIPTVGAIVLLAHPGLPLWPYLVCAALTGLGGGNYSASLAKVDGLYPQRLKGFALGLTGGLANLGSAAIQAVGLVVLATAGHEAPYWVCAIYLVLLTLGGVGAALCMDNIVAHRTGISLGNLRSILSVPDAWGISFLYLCASGSFLGFAFAFGQVLQHNFVAGGESYGQASLHAAEIAFIGPLVGSLARIVGGKFSDRFGGGHVTLSVFAAAIVAGGLLVGVSIHDDLTRDRGGPVTAFTMVGYIVGFIALFIFTGAGKGAVYKLIPSIFEVRSRAMNLSEADRHHWARVRSAALIGFAGAFGALGGVGINLALRQSYSSTGTETPAFWIFLACYIAAALLAWARYVRQGPGAPIPTLRPQTSDEAVDPVSASGGRAATDF from the coding sequence ATGGCGCGTTCGCGCATCACCGACTGGAATCCAGAAGACGTCGTGGCCTGGCACAACGGCAACGACGCCATCGCCCGTCGCAACCTGGTGTGGCTGGTTGTGAACGTGCACATCTCTTTCTCGGTCTGGTACCTCTGGTCGGTCATGGTGCTGTTCATGCCGCAGTCCGTTTATGGTTTTTCGACCGGCGACAAGCTGCTGGTGGGCGCCACCGCGTCTCTGGTCGGTGCGCTCGTGCGCATCCCGTATTCGATGGCCGCCAACTGGTTCGGGGGCCGCAACTGGACAACGTTCTCGTCGTTGGTGCTGCTGATCCCCACCGTCGGGGCCATCGTGTTGTTGGCCCATCCCGGGTTGCCCCTGTGGCCGTATCTGGTGTGCGCCGCGTTAACCGGGTTGGGCGGCGGCAACTATTCGGCGTCGCTGGCCAAGGTCGACGGCTTATATCCGCAGCGGCTCAAGGGCTTTGCGCTGGGTCTGACCGGCGGGCTGGCCAACCTCGGGTCGGCGGCGATCCAGGCGGTCGGGCTGGTGGTGCTGGCGACCGCGGGACACGAGGCGCCGTACTGGGTATGCGCGATCTACTTGGTGCTGCTGACCCTCGGCGGTGTTGGTGCGGCACTGTGCATGGATAACATCGTCGCGCATCGCACCGGCATTTCACTGGGCAACTTGCGATCCATTCTCTCGGTGCCCGACGCGTGGGGAATCTCGTTTCTCTACCTGTGCGCCTCCGGCTCGTTCCTCGGTTTCGCGTTCGCGTTCGGCCAGGTGCTCCAGCACAACTTCGTGGCCGGCGGGGAAAGCTACGGGCAGGCGTCGCTGCACGCCGCCGAGATCGCCTTCATTGGGCCGCTGGTGGGATCGCTGGCGCGGATAGTCGGCGGCAAGTTCAGCGACCGCTTCGGCGGCGGCCATGTCACCCTGAGCGTTTTCGCGGCCGCAATCGTGGCGGGGGGATTGCTGGTCGGCGTCAGCATCCATGACGATCTGACCCGCGACCGCGGTGGCCCCGTGACGGCATTTACGATGGTCGGCTACATCGTCGGCTTCATTGCGCTGTTCATCTTTACCGGCGCCGGCAAGGGGGCCGTGTACAAGCTGATCCCTTCGATCTTCGAGGTGCGCAGCCGCGCAATGAATCTCAGCGAAGCCGACCGCCACCACTGGGCCCGTGTCAGGTCGGCGGCTTTGATCGGATTCGCCGGTGCGTTCGGCGCACTGGGCGGCGTGGGGATCAACTTGGCCCTGCGGCAGTCCTATTCCAGCACCGGTACCGAGACGCCGGCATTCTGGATTTTCCTCGCGTGTTACATCGCCGCCGCGCTGCTGGCCTGGGCGCGCTATGTGCGGCAGGGGCCGGGTGCACCGATACCGACGTTGCGGCCGCAAACCTCGGACGAGGCGGTCGACCCCGTGAGCGCGTCGGGCGGCCGGGCGGCGACGGATTTCTGA
- a CDS encoding hemophore-related protein: MRLSLTKLAAAVGGAAFALTAGSGIASADPLDPVINTTCNYGQVMAALNATDPGAAAQLNGSPIAQSYLRQFLASPPPKRAQMAAQIQAMPQAAPYFNDVLSVAGSCNNY, from the coding sequence GTGAGGCTGTCGTTAACCAAATTGGCCGCTGCCGTTGGCGGTGCGGCGTTCGCGTTGACGGCTGGCTCCGGGATCGCATCCGCAGATCCCCTGGATCCGGTTATCAACACGACGTGCAACTATGGGCAGGTTATGGCCGCGCTCAACGCGACGGACCCGGGGGCTGCCGCGCAATTGAACGGGTCGCCGATCGCGCAGAGCTACTTGCGCCAGTTCCTCGCCTCGCCGCCGCCGAAGCGCGCGCAGATGGCCGCGCAGATCCAGGCCATGCCGCAGGCCGCGCCGTACTTCAACGACGTCCTATCGGTGGCCGGCAGCTGTAACAACTACTGA
- the dapC gene encoding succinyldiaminopimelate transaminase: MPQKPGGARPPVSASLPEFPWDTLADAKTQAAAHPDGIVDLSVGTPVDPVAPLIREALAAASSAPGYPATAGTVRLRESAVAALRRRFGITGLTEAAVLPVIGSKELIAWLPTLLGLGPDDVVVVPELAYPTYDVGARLAGARVLRADSLTQVGPQSPALVYLNSPSNPTGRVLGVDHLRKVVGWARDRGAIIASDECYLGLAWDAPAPVSVLHPAVCDGDHTGLLAIHSLSKSSSLAGYRAGFVAGDPGLVAELLAVRKHAGMMVPTPVQAAMVAALEDDAHERLQRASYERRRAALLPALRSAGFGIDHSEAGLYLWATRGEPCRDSVAWLAARGILVAPGDFYGPGGDRHVRVALTATDERIAAAVRRLT; encoded by the coding sequence GTGCCGCAAAAGCCCGGAGGGGCCCGGCCGCCCGTCTCGGCGTCCCTGCCGGAATTCCCCTGGGACACCCTGGCCGACGCGAAAACGCAGGCCGCGGCTCATCCGGACGGAATCGTCGACCTGTCCGTCGGCACCCCGGTCGATCCGGTCGCGCCACTGATCCGGGAGGCGCTGGCGGCGGCGAGTTCCGCGCCGGGATATCCCGCGACCGCCGGTACCGTGCGGCTGCGTGAGTCGGCGGTGGCCGCGCTGCGCCGGCGTTTCGGCATCACCGGGCTGACCGAGGCGGCGGTGTTGCCGGTGATCGGCAGCAAGGAGCTCATCGCCTGGCTGCCGACCCTGTTGGGCCTGGGGCCCGACGACGTGGTCGTCGTGCCGGAGCTGGCGTACCCGACGTATGACGTCGGGGCCCGGCTGGCCGGGGCGCGGGTGCTGCGCGCGGATTCGCTGACCCAGGTGGGGCCGCAATCCCCGGCGCTGGTGTACCTGAACTCGCCGAGCAACCCGACCGGGCGTGTCCTGGGCGTCGACCACCTGCGCAAGGTCGTCGGCTGGGCGCGTGACAGGGGCGCGATCATCGCGTCCGACGAGTGTTACCTGGGTTTGGCCTGGGACGCTCCAGCGCCCGTGTCGGTGCTGCATCCCGCGGTCTGCGACGGTGACCACACCGGCCTGCTCGCGATCCACTCGTTGTCGAAGAGCTCGTCGCTGGCCGGCTACCGGGCCGGCTTCGTCGCCGGGGATCCGGGCCTGGTCGCCGAGTTGTTGGCCGTGCGCAAGCACGCCGGGATGATGGTGCCGACGCCCGTGCAGGCCGCCATGGTGGCCGCCCTGGAGGACGACGCTCACGAGCGGCTGCAGCGGGCGAGCTACGAACGGCGGCGGGCCGCCCTGTTGCCGGCGCTGCGCTCGGCCGGTTTTGGCATTGACCATTCCGAGGCCGGCCTGTACCTGTGGGCCACCCGCGGCGAGCCGTGCCGGGACAGCGTCGCATGGCTGGCCGCCCGCGGCATCTTGGTGGCGCCCGGCGACTTCTACGGCCCGGGCGGTGACCGGCACGTGCGGGTTGCGCTGACCGCCACCGACGAGCGCATCGCCGCCGCGGTCCGACGGCTGACCTAG
- a CDS encoding inorganic diphosphatase, with translation MEFDVTIEIPKGERNKYQSDHDTGRIRLDRYLYTSMGYPADYGFIEDSLGDDGDPLDALVLLPEPVFPGVVLAARPVGMFQMVDEAGGDNKVLCVPAGDPRWDHITDVGDVPSFVLDPIEHFFVHYKDLEPGKFVKAADWGNREAAEAEVTRSFERFRANGH, from the coding sequence ATGGAATTCGACGTGACCATCGAAATCCCCAAGGGAGAGCGCAACAAATACCAGAGCGACCACGACACCGGCCGCATCCGACTCGACCGCTACCTGTACACCTCGATGGGGTATCCGGCGGATTACGGCTTCATCGAAGACAGCCTCGGCGACGACGGCGACCCCCTCGATGCTCTTGTCTTGCTGCCCGAGCCGGTCTTTCCCGGTGTTGTGCTCGCCGCCCGCCCGGTGGGCATGTTCCAGATGGTCGACGAGGCCGGCGGCGACAACAAGGTGCTGTGCGTGCCGGCCGGCGATCCACGATGGGACCACATCACCGACGTCGGCGACGTGCCGTCGTTTGTCCTGGATCCCATCGAGCACTTCTTCGTGCACTACAAGGACTTAGAGCCGGGCAAGTTCGTCAAGGCCGCCGACTGGGGCAATCGGGAAGCGGCAGAAGCCGAAGTCACGCGATCCTTCGAACGATTTCGCGCCAACGGTCACTGA
- a CDS encoding bifunctional FO biosynthesis protein CofGH, with the protein MGSPEPPAPIALPSPVIPAKAPHRAPASALRRVLRRARDGVALNVDEAAVAMTARGEDLADLCASAARVRDAGLESAGRRGPGGRLPITYSRKVFVPVTHLCRDNCHYCTFVTVPGRLRAQGAGMYLEPDEILDIARRGAELGCKEALFTLGDRPEGRWPEARQWLGERGYDSTLSYVRAMAIRVLEETGLLPHLNPGVMSWSEMSRLKPVAPSMGMMLETTSRRLFETKGLAHYGSPDKDPAVRLRTLTDAGRLSIPFTTGLLVGIGETLPERADTLHAIRKSHKEFGHVQEVIVQNFRAKEHTAMAAMPDAGIEDYLATVAVARLVLGPGMRIQAPPNLVSRDECLALIGAGVDDWGGVSPLTPDHVNPERPWPALDDLAAVTAEAGYELAQRLTAQPKYVQAGAAWIDPRVRGHVVALADPATGLARDVNPVGMPWQEPDDVESSGRVDLNAAIDTEGRNTETRGDLDSAFGDWESIRAHVHELAAAAPERIDTDVLAALAAAERDPAGCSDDEYLALASADGTALEAVAALADSLRRDTVGDDVTFVVNRNINFTNICYTGCRFCAFAQRKGDADAYSLSTEEVADRAWEAHVAGATEVCMQGGIDPELPVTGYADLVRAVKARVPSMHVHAFSPMEIANGVTKSGLSIRDWLIGLREAGLDTIPGTAAEILDDEVRWVLTKGKLPTSLWIEIVTTAHEVGLRSSSTMMYGHVDTPRHWVAHLNVLREIQDRTGGFTEFVPLPFVHQNSPLYLAGAARPGPTHRDNRAVHALARIMLHGRISHIQTSWVKLGVERTRVMLRGGADDLGGTLMEETISRMAGSEYGSSKTVAELVAIAEGIGRPARQRTTTYAPLASLPARAGLG; encoded by the coding sequence ATGGGGTCGCCGGAGCCTCCGGCGCCCATCGCTCTGCCCAGCCCCGTCATCCCGGCCAAGGCCCCGCATAGGGCCCCGGCGTCGGCACTGCGACGGGTCCTGCGGCGGGCCCGGGACGGGGTTGCGCTGAACGTCGACGAGGCGGCCGTCGCGATGACGGCGCGCGGCGAGGACCTCGCCGATCTGTGCGCGAGCGCGGCGCGGGTGCGCGACGCGGGTCTGGAGTCGGCCGGGCGGCGCGGGCCTGGCGGCCGGTTGCCGATTACGTATTCGCGCAAGGTGTTCGTCCCGGTCACCCACCTGTGCCGCGACAATTGCCACTACTGCACCTTTGTCACCGTGCCGGGCAGGCTGCGGGCCCAGGGTGCCGGCATGTATCTGGAACCCGACGAGATCCTCGACATCGCCCGCCGCGGAGCCGAACTCGGTTGCAAGGAAGCATTATTCACCCTCGGCGACCGGCCAGAGGGTCGCTGGCCGGAGGCGCGCCAGTGGCTCGGCGAGCGAGGCTACGACTCGACGCTGTCCTATGTGCGGGCGATGGCGATCCGGGTGCTGGAGGAAACCGGGCTGCTGCCGCACTTGAACCCCGGCGTGATGAGCTGGTCGGAGATGTCGCGGCTCAAGCCGGTGGCGCCGTCGATGGGCATGATGCTCGAGACGACGTCGCGGCGGCTGTTCGAGACGAAAGGGCTTGCGCACTATGGCAGCCCGGACAAGGACCCGGCGGTGCGGCTGCGCACCCTGACCGACGCGGGCCGGTTGTCCATTCCGTTCACCACCGGCCTGCTGGTCGGCATCGGCGAGACGCTGCCCGAACGCGCCGACACCTTGCACGCGATTCGCAAGTCGCACAAGGAGTTCGGGCATGTCCAGGAAGTGATCGTGCAAAACTTCCGGGCGAAGGAACACACCGCGATGGCCGCCATGCCCGACGCCGGGATCGAGGACTACCTGGCGACGGTGGCGGTGGCGCGGCTGGTGCTCGGCCCGGGCATGCGGATCCAGGCGCCGCCAAACCTGGTGTCCCGCGACGAGTGCCTGGCACTGATTGGCGCCGGGGTCGACGATTGGGGCGGCGTGTCGCCGCTGACGCCCGACCACGTCAACCCGGAACGGCCCTGGCCCGCTTTGGACGACCTGGCCGCCGTGACCGCCGAAGCCGGCTACGAGTTGGCGCAGCGGCTGACCGCGCAGCCCAAATACGTCCAGGCCGGGGCGGCGTGGATCGACCCGCGGGTGCGGGGACACGTTGTGGCGCTGGCCGATCCGGCGACCGGGCTGGCTCGCGACGTCAACCCGGTGGGCATGCCCTGGCAGGAGCCCGACGACGTGGAGTCCTCCGGACGGGTGGACCTCAACGCGGCGATCGACACCGAGGGCCGCAACACCGAGACTCGCGGCGACCTCGACAGCGCCTTCGGCGATTGGGAATCGATCCGGGCGCACGTGCACGAGCTGGCCGCCGCGGCCCCCGAGCGCATCGACACCGACGTGCTCGCCGCGCTGGCCGCGGCGGAACGCGACCCCGCCGGCTGCAGCGACGACGAATACCTGGCGTTGGCGTCGGCCGACGGCACTGCGCTGGAAGCCGTTGCTGCACTGGCGGATTCGTTGCGTCGTGACACCGTCGGTGATGACGTCACCTTCGTGGTGAACCGCAACATCAACTTCACCAACATCTGCTATACCGGCTGCCGGTTCTGCGCGTTCGCGCAACGCAAGGGCGACGCCGACGCCTACTCGCTGTCCACCGAGGAGGTCGCCGACCGCGCCTGGGAGGCGCACGTCGCCGGCGCCACCGAGGTGTGCATGCAGGGCGGGATCGACCCCGAGCTGCCGGTCACCGGCTACGCCGACCTGGTGCGCGCCGTCAAGGCCCGGGTGCCGTCGATGCACGTGCATGCGTTCTCCCCGATGGAGATCGCCAACGGTGTGACCAAGAGCGGGTTGAGCATTCGCGACTGGCTGATCGGCCTGCGCGAGGCCGGCCTAGACACCATCCCCGGCACCGCCGCCGAGATCCTGGACGACGAGGTGCGCTGGGTGCTCACCAAAGGCAAGTTGCCGACGTCGCTGTGGATCGAGATCGTGACCACCGCGCACGAGGTGGGCCTGCGGTCGTCCTCGACGATGATGTACGGGCACGTCGACACCCCGCGGCACTGGGTAGCCCACCTCAACGTGCTGCGCGAAATCCAGGACCGCACCGGCGGTTTCACCGAGTTCGTGCCGCTGCCCTTCGTGCACCAGAATTCGCCGCTGTATCTGGCCGGCGCGGCCCGGCCCGGGCCCACCCATCGCGACAATCGGGCGGTGCATGCCCTGGCGCGGATCATGTTGCACGGCCGCATTTCCCACATCCAGACCAGCTGGGTCAAGCTTGGTGTCGAGCGGACGCGGGTGATGCTGCGCGGTGGCGCGGACGACCTGGGCGGCACGCTGATGGAGGAGACCATCTCGCGGATGGCCGGATCAGAATACGGCTCGTCGAAGACGGTGGCCGAGCTGGTCGCGATCGCCGAGGGCATCGGCCGCCCGGCGCGCCAGCGCACCACTACCTATGCACCATTGGCATCGTTGCCGGCACGGGCCGGCTTGGGCTAA
- the cysQ gene encoding 3'(2'),5'-bisphosphate nucleotidase CysQ: protein MTATAVEAGKLILKHRRHAHIVRDKGDHGKDTSPVTAADLESNEYIAKHLKALDPEIPIISEETQSAGYETRKTWRRFWLVDPLDGTKEFVRGSDEFTVNIALIEDLEPVLGVIYVPAKELLYYAEKGRGSWKQVRKSRPVQIFSSIPDLSKGLTVVESKSHPSPALESYLKDFPIKERVAAGSSLKFCLVAEGLADIYPRMNPTMEWDVAAGDCIYRNSSRLGQRSSSLTYNKPSLKNDSFVIGLR from the coding sequence GTGACCGCCACGGCGGTCGAAGCCGGAAAGCTCATTCTCAAGCATCGGCGGCACGCCCATATCGTTAGGGACAAAGGCGATCACGGTAAGGACACATCGCCGGTCACGGCCGCCGACTTGGAATCCAACGAGTACATCGCCAAGCACCTCAAGGCTTTGGACCCGGAGATTCCGATCATTTCAGAGGAGACCCAGTCGGCGGGTTACGAAACGAGAAAGACTTGGCGGCGTTTCTGGCTGGTGGATCCGCTGGACGGAACCAAGGAATTTGTGCGGGGCAGCGATGAGTTTACCGTCAATATTGCCCTCATCGAGGATCTGGAACCCGTGCTGGGCGTCATCTATGTCCCGGCAAAAGAGCTACTTTATTACGCCGAAAAGGGGCGGGGCAGCTGGAAACAGGTGAGGAAGAGCCGTCCCGTCCAGATATTTTCCTCAATACCGGACCTAAGCAAGGGCCTGACGGTCGTGGAGAGCAAGTCACACCCGTCGCCGGCGCTGGAAAGCTACCTCAAGGATTTTCCCATAAAGGAACGCGTCGCCGCGGGCAGCTCCCTAAAATTCTGCCTGGTAGCGGAAGGGCTCGCGGACATCTATCCCCGGATGAATCCGACCATGGAGTGGGATGTGGCGGCGGGTGATTGCATTTATCGAAACTCGTCGCGGCTGGGACAACGAAGCTCATCGTTGACCTATAACAAGCCCAGTTTAAAAAACGACAGCTTTGTCATAGGCCTTAGATAA
- a CDS encoding PE family protein produces MSFVLAAPEALVTAASDLAGIGSSLGTASAAAAAPTTGVLAAAADQVSTQVAALLSEHGVGYQQLSAGLSAFHEQFVQTLSAGANTYAAAEANAAQTLVNAVNAPAEAVLGQPLIGGGGAVGSVFSNAVNRIESAALGGSGVAGLLGSGSGLLDGGRALASAAGALLAPAAVTNAAVAPAALTAGSIGAAIEGAYLTIEPWVQYGFNLAAWALGYVPLVGVLAPQINFLYYLFEPIVQSVLFNTIDFLDGAVSLSQGLNNIWASTTASINQFINTEINWVHGFLPPLPPVTP; encoded by the coding sequence ATGTCTTTCGTACTCGCGGCCCCGGAGGCGCTGGTCACGGCGGCTTCGGATTTGGCCGGCATCGGGTCGTCGCTCGGCACGGCCAGCGCGGCGGCCGCGGCCCCGACCACCGGGGTGCTGGCCGCGGCCGCCGACCAAGTGTCGACACAGGTCGCCGCGCTGCTTTCCGAGCATGGGGTGGGGTATCAGCAGCTGAGCGCGGGGCTGTCGGCGTTTCACGAGCAGTTCGTGCAGACTTTGAGCGCCGGTGCGAACACGTATGCGGCGGCCGAGGCCAATGCCGCGCAGACCCTGGTGAACGCGGTGAATGCGCCGGCGGAGGCGGTCCTGGGCCAGCCACTGATCGGGGGCGGCGGCGCGGTCGGCAGCGTCTTCTCCAATGCCGTGAACCGCATCGAAAGCGCGGCGCTGGGCGGCAGCGGTGTCGCCGGGCTGCTCGGTAGCGGCTCGGGTCTTCTCGACGGCGGCCGCGCGCTCGCGAGTGCGGCCGGCGCGCTGCTTGCGCCGGCCGCCGTGACCAACGCCGCGGTGGCGCCGGCGGCGCTCACGGCCGGTTCCATCGGCGCCGCGATCGAGGGCGCCTACCTCACGATCGAGCCGTGGGTGCAGTACGGCTTCAACCTCGCTGCGTGGGCGCTGGGCTACGTGCCCTTGGTCGGCGTGTTGGCTCCGCAGATCAACTTCCTCTACTACCTGTTCGAGCCCATCGTGCAGAGCGTTCTGTTCAACACGATCGACTTCCTCGACGGGGCAGTCAGTCTCAGTCAGGGCCTGAACAACATCTGGGCGAGCACAACGGCGTCGATCAACCAGTTCATCAACACCGAGATCAACTGGGTGCACGGCTTCCTGCCGCCGCTCCCGCCCGTCACCCCGTAG
- the fdxA gene encoding ferredoxin, protein MTYVIAQPCVDVKDKACIEECPVDCIYEGARMLYIHPDECVDCGACEPVCPVEAIYYEDDVPEQWSQYTQINADFFDELGSPGGAAKVGMTENDPQAVKDLQPQGEGD, encoded by the coding sequence GTGACGTACGTGATCGCCCAGCCCTGCGTCGACGTCAAGGACAAGGCATGCATCGAGGAGTGCCCGGTCGACTGCATCTACGAGGGCGCGCGGATGCTGTACATCCACCCCGACGAATGCGTCGACTGCGGTGCCTGTGAACCGGTTTGCCCGGTCGAAGCGATCTATTACGAAGACGACGTGCCCGAACAGTGGAGCCAGTACACGCAAATCAACGCCGATTTCTTCGACGAGCTGGGCTCGCCCGGCGGGGCGGCCAAGGTCGGCATGACCGAGAACGACCCGCAAGCCGTCAAGGACCTGCAGCCGCAGGGCGAAGGCGACTGA